In Hydra vulgaris chromosome 06, alternate assembly HydraT2T_AEP, a genomic segment contains:
- the LOC136081210 gene encoding uncharacterized protein LOC136081210, with protein sequence MHSLFRFVEHFIPFVDQDQKPILLLYDGHGSHLTYGTIKAAMDNHIQIIYLPPNYSHALQPLDVAVFGPLKNEWRKILKQFAREIQQKNIDKTAFTGLLKQLCQRLSPANAIAGFRGTGISPLSKEKMETRITGIDFLNQSPER encoded by the coding sequence ATGCATTCTTTGTTTAGGTTTGTCGAACACTTCATACCATTTGTTGACCAAGATCAAAAACCAATACTCCTGCTTTATGACGGTCATGGAAGTCATTTAACATATGGTACTATAAAAGCGGCCATGGACAACCATATCCAAATTATTTATCTTCCACCAAATTACTCACACGCATTACAACCGTTAGATGTAGCTGTCTTTGGACCATTAAAGAATGAGtggagaaaaattttaaagcagtttGCAAGagaaatacaacaaaaaaatattgataagaCAGCTTTTACAGGATTATTGAAACAATTGTGTCAAAGACTCTCTCCAGCAAATGCTATAGCAGGATTTCGTGGTACAGGTATCTCACCATTAAGTAAAGAAAAGATGGAAACAAGAATAACAGGTATTGACTTTCTCAATCAATCACCTGAACGTTAA